AAAATACAAAGAGCCAGAATTTGGTTTTAGGGTAATTCTTGAAAAAAACATTCCAATGGAAGCAGGACTAGGTGGAGGAAGTGCTGATGCTGCAGCTTTATTGTTTTTTCTTGGAAAAACTTTTAAAATTCCAACTTCTGAACTTTTGAATTTAGCAATAAAAATTGGTAGCGATGTTCCTTTTTTTCTAATAGGAGGTACTGCAGTAGTTAAGGGAAAAGGAGAAAAAATTGAACCGCTTCCGGCTCTTAAAGGCTATTATGTAGACCTTTTGACTAGTGAAAATGGTATATCTACAAAGGAAGCGTATAGTCTTTTAAATCCTTCTTTGTTTAACAGAGCACCATGTTCTCCATATGTCTTATACGAAGCATATAAAAACAGGAATGCAGGAGAAATTAAAAGGTGTACTTATAATATTTTTGAAAGGGTGGTTGCAAATAACTATAAAGAAATTATGGCGAATATAAAAAGGTTAAGAAGGACTCATATAACAGCAGCTTTAACAGGTAGTGGAAGCGCTGTTTTTGGCGTTTCGTTTAGAGATGGTAAGTATAAGTTTGTTTCAAGGGGGGTTGAATATGAAGAAACTAAGTTATAATGATTTAAAAATAGATAATAAATTGTTTCCAAAAATTGCTACTTCAAAAAATGTAAGTCCTTGTGATACATTTATTGGTCGTGACAATGCTTTTGATTCTATGAATTTTGGGCTTTCAATAGATAAACCGGGATACAATATATTTATTGTCGGTCCCAGTGGGACGGGAAGAAAGTCATTTGCGCTCTCTGTTACAAAGAAATTTGCAAAATCAAAGAAAAATTATTATGATCTTGTTTATACAATTGATCTTGATGATCCGTATTCTGCAAAAGCTATTTTGCTTCCTCCTGGGCAGGGTCGAAAATTAAAAGAAAAGCTTGAAAATTCGGCTGAGGAAATTTTTACAAATATTCAAAAGACATTTGAAAGTGAAGAATATGAAGAAAAAAGAAAAGAACTTGAAGAGGAATATAACGAAAAACGTGAAAGTATTATTAAAGAGCTTTCTAAAAAAGCTTTAAGATTGGGTTTTTTAATAAAACTTGCTCCAACAGGAATAATTTATATACCTCAGATTGATGGAAAGGCATTGACTCCTGAAGAATTTGAAAAGCTTTCAGAAGAAGTAAAACAGACATTTGAAGAAAATTCCAAAAAAGTAGAACATCTTATATCTGGTGCACTGCACCAGCTTCGAAAACTTGATTTAGAATACAAGGAAAAATTTAATGATTTAGATAAATATGCTACATTGTTTTCAATAGAATCTTTATTTGAAGAATTGAAAGACGAATTTAGATACAGTGAAAAACTTGTGAACCATTTTGAAAAGCTTAAAAATCACATTGTAAAGCATATAGGTCAAATAAAAAAATCTGATGACTGGAAAAATTACATTAAACATATTCTAACTATTAATTTAATAGTTGACAATTCACAGGAGAATAGTGCTCCTGTAGTTTATGAAAATAACCCTACATATCCCAATCTTTTTGGAAAAGTTGAATACATTTCAAAATCTGGTGTTTTATACACAGATTTTTCAATGATAAGAGGGGGATCAATACATAGAGCAAATGGAGGCTATCTCATACTCAATGCGGAGGATTTGCTAAAATTTCCTTATGTTTGGGATAAATTAAAGAAAACTTTAATGTCTAAGAAAATTCAAATTGAGAATCTGGATAGTGCTTACGGAGTTAGTCCAACAATTACTTTAAAGCCAGAACCTATTGATTTGAATTTAAAGGTAATTTTAATAGGAACACCAGATTTATATTATATTTTATACGAGTATGATGAAGATTTTAAAAAACTATTTAAGGTAAAAGTTGAATTTGATTGGGAAATGGATGCTACAAGGGATAACATTAAGCAATATTATTCCTTTTTGTCAAATGTTGTAGAAGCAAATGAATTAAATCCCCTTGATTCTTCTGCTTTAAAGAAAATAATCTGGTATTCTATGAGACTATCAGAAAATAAAGAAAAGATATCGATGAAGATGGGAAGTATAGCCGATTTAGTTATAGAATCTGATTATTATTCAAAATTAAGAAATTCTGAGACAATTTCAAAGCAAGATGTTGAAAAAGCTATAGTATCTCGTGAAAATAGAACAAAACTTATAATGGATAAATACGATGAAGCATTGAAGAAGTACGAGATAATGATAGAAACTCATGGAAAGGTTGTAGGTCAGATTAATGGTTTAACTGTAAGTCAATTTGGTGATTTTTCTTTTGGAATGCCAGTAAAAATAACTGCAAAAACTTATGTTGGAAATACAGGAATTATTGATATACAAAGGGAATCTGATTTAAGTGGAAACATTCATGGGAAAGCCGTGTTAACGTTAATGGGTTATTTGGGAAGTAAATATGCAAGGGAATTTCCAATTTCAATAGGGGTCTCGATTAGCTTTGAACAAGTCTATGGTGTGGTTGAAGGAGACAGTGCGTCTCTTGCAGAAACAATTGCAATAATTTCTGCTATCTCAAATATTCCAATTAGACAATCAATTGCTGTTACAGGATCTATAAACCAACATGGAATAGTTCAACCTATTGGTGGAGCAATTGAAAAAGTGGAAGGATTTTATAGGTTATGCAAGCACAGGGGATTAGATGGAACTCACGGTGTTATTATTCCAGAATCAAATATCAAAAATTTGGTATTAAAAGATGAAATTTTAAATGATATTAAAAAGGGACTATTTAACATATGGGCTGTTAAAACAGTGGATGAAGCAATTGAAATTTTGATGGAGAAACCAGCTGGCAAATTAAATTCAAAGGGTAAATATCCGCGCGGCACTGTAAATTATATCGTTGAGGAAAGATTAAAAAGTATATATGAAAAGCTGGAAGGAAAAACAAAAAGTAGGAGGTCAAAATAATGAGAGTGCTTAGTGGAATGAGACCAACAGGAAAATTACATATCGGACATCTTTTTGGCGCACTTTCATCTTGGGTAGAACTTCAAGAAAAAGGTCATGAATGTTTTTATTTTGTGGCTGATTGGCATGCACTAACTACTCATTACAATGACACCAAAGAAATTGTAAATAATTCAATAGAGCTTGTTAAATCTTACCTTGCAGTTGGAATTGATCCAAATAAATCTACAATTTTTATTCAATCTGAGATTAAAGAACATGCAGAATTAACACTATTATTTTCAATGTTTGTTTCAGTTTCAAGGCTAGAGAGAGTTCCAACTTACAAAGAAATAAAGCAGCAACTTTCCGATAAAGATCTTTCAAATGCTGGATTTTTAATTTATCCGGTACTTCAAGCTGCTGATATTTTAATTTACAGGGCAACAGGTGTCCCAGTTGGTGAAGATCAAGTCTA
This DNA window, taken from Thermosipho africanus Ob7, encodes the following:
- a CDS encoding AAA family ATPase, producing MKKLSYNDLKIDNKLFPKIATSKNVSPCDTFIGRDNAFDSMNFGLSIDKPGYNIFIVGPSGTGRKSFALSVTKKFAKSKKNYYDLVYTIDLDDPYSAKAILLPPGQGRKLKEKLENSAEEIFTNIQKTFESEEYEEKRKELEEEYNEKRESIIKELSKKALRLGFLIKLAPTGIIYIPQIDGKALTPEEFEKLSEEVKQTFEENSKKVEHLISGALHQLRKLDLEYKEKFNDLDKYATLFSIESLFEELKDEFRYSEKLVNHFEKLKNHIVKHIGQIKKSDDWKNYIKHILTINLIVDNSQENSAPVVYENNPTYPNLFGKVEYISKSGVLYTDFSMIRGGSIHRANGGYLILNAEDLLKFPYVWDKLKKTLMSKKIQIENLDSAYGVSPTITLKPEPIDLNLKVILIGTPDLYYILYEYDEDFKKLFKVKVEFDWEMDATRDNIKQYYSFLSNVVEANELNPLDSSALKKIIWYSMRLSENKEKISMKMGSIADLVIESDYYSKLRNSETISKQDVEKAIVSRENRTKLIMDKYDEALKKYEIMIETHGKVVGQINGLTVSQFGDFSFGMPVKITAKTYVGNTGIIDIQRESDLSGNIHGKAVLTLMGYLGSKYAREFPISIGVSISFEQVYGVVEGDSASLAETIAIISAISNIPIRQSIAVTGSINQHGIVQPIGGAIEKVEGFYRLCKHRGLDGTHGVIIPESNIKNLVLKDEILNDIKKGLFNIWAVKTVDEAIEILMEKPAGKLNSKGKYPRGTVNYIVEERLKSIYEKLEGKTKSRRSK
- the ispE gene encoding 4-(cytidine 5'-diphospho)-2-C-methyl-D-erythritol kinase; amino-acid sequence: MEQNGSTVVRAYAKINLSLDVVKKRDDGYHEINSLFQNISLYDRLSIVKIDRGLEIKSNVEIENNILYKVWDLFCEKYKEPEFGFRVILEKNIPMEAGLGGGSADAAALLFFLGKTFKIPTSELLNLAIKIGSDVPFFLIGGTAVVKGKGEKIEPLPALKGYYVDLLTSENGISTKEAYSLLNPSLFNRAPCSPYVLYEAYKNRNAGEIKRCTYNIFERVVANNYKEIMANIKRLRRTHITAALTGSGSAVFGVSFRDGKYKFVSRGVEYEETKL